Genomic DNA from Alicyclobacillus fastidiosus:
ACGGCGTTGTTCTACAATTTTGGCTTCTTCACACTGTTGGCGTACACGCCGTTCCCGCTTCACATGGGCATCCACCAACTCGGATTCGTCTTCTTTGGCTGGGGCATTCTGCTCGCCATCACGTCCGTCTTCGTGGCGCCTCGGCTCGAAGCTCGATTCGGACTGCTGCCGACGATGTACACCGTCCTCGCGTTGATTACCATCACCCTGCTCGTGATGGGGTTTGGCGTACACTCGCAGGCCACGTTGGCCATTTGTGTCATCGTCGTCGGCGCGTTTCTCGGCATCAACAACACCCTCATCACGACAGCCGTCATGGAATCGGCACCAGTCGAACGCCCGACGGCGTCCGCCGCTTACAGCTTCGTGCGCTTCGTCGGTGGTGGCATCGCGCCTTGGCTTGCGGGTAAACTGAGTGATACCGTAAGCGCCGCCTGCCCGTTTTACGTAGGCGCACTCGGCGTACTCATCGGCATCATTTGCCTGTTCATCGGGCGCCACGCGCTCGCTCACGTCAGCGGCGCAAAATCACATTGAGACACCTCACGTGGGTGCTAAAGGAGCGATGGTGTGGAGCTTTATTTTCTTGGCACAGGTGCTGGCATGCCATCGACTCGGCGCAATGTCACGTCCATCTCCTTACGGCTTAACCAAGAGCGCGGGACGTTCTGGATGATCGACTGCGGGGAAGGAACACAGCAACAAGTGCTGTCTTCCCCCCTCAAGCCGAGTCAATTGGAGAAACTATTTATCACACATCTTCACGGCGATCATCTATTCGGACTTCCCGGGCTCCTCGGGAGTCGTGCATTCCAAGGCGGACAGACTCCACTTGCCATCTACGGGCCAAGCGGGTTGCGCGAATTTGTCGAGACCTCACTTCGGATCAGTGAAACCCACCTGCCATACGAAGTTCATGTTCACGAAATCGACGAGGGGCCCATTTTCGAAGACGATCAATTTGTGGTCACTTGCCAGAAGCTCGCACACGGCGTCCCATCCTACGGTTACCGCATCGAAGAGCGCGCTGCACCTGGGCGCCTAGATCAGGCGAAGTTAGAGGCTGCGGGGATTGCACCTGGTCCGATTTACGGACAACTGAAGGCCGGGGTGGATGTCACCTTGACAGATGGTCGAGTACTCCGCGCCAAAGCGTACTTATCCTCGCCGATCCCGGGTCGCAAAATCGTCATTTTAGGCGATACGACACCGTGTCCTGGCATCACTGCACTGGCCATTGGGGCAGACGTCCTCGTTCACGAAGCGACGTACGCATCCGCTGACCAGGCAAAGGCGCACGCGCATCATCACTCGACGTCCGTCGATGCGGCGAGTGCCGCACGCGAGTCAGGGGTCAAGGCACTCATTCTCACACACGTGAGCGCACGTTACGACGAGAGCGCGCTCTCCGCCATGGTCGACGAAGCGCAGGTCATTTTTCCAAATACGTTTCTCGCTGCTGATCACACATCGATGTCCATTTTGCGGACAGGTGAGATCAAGGTCGCCGCACGCGAGTAAGCGGCTGTGCATGTCGCCCTCGTTGCTGATCCCGCCCATCGATTCAAGGAAATTTCAATACAAGGGCACTATCCTAAACGAAGAGCACACAGTGGCCCCCGCTAGGACGGACGAGCGGTGGCAGATACTTCGTCATGACATGTGATTGGTGTCCTGGAGGGCACAGCCCCCTTATTTATAATAGCCTCTCGGCATTGGGTTTTCATTGAACCACCAACGGTTCTGTGCCCGAGGTCTGTTCGTTTGCCCCCATGCTGCTGTGCCCGACTTGACAAATCGGAATTGGAAATTTTAATGCTCTACAGCAAATAATACTTGACTTTTGAGAAACACCCCAACAATCGCCGAGAAGGGCTTAACTGCTCTATCTCATCAGAATTGGGGCTGCGTTATGTTACCAATGGTACGGTCTCATCAGCAGTATCAATTGTTTGTGGAGCAACAACTTCGTACCCACTACGGGAATGGGTCGCTTCTCTTTGTCGCCAAGGACTGGTCGCTTGTGAAGAAGTTCTGGATTACGGATCTCTCCGACACGTTTCAATTACTCGAAGGGGCTTTTTCGTGTCGAGGTCCAAAATCCATTGACCCTGCGGACTTACTTCGTTCGTATTTACTCATGTTGCAGGTCCGAGAACCATCAATTACAGAGTGGGTCAATCAGTTGCGTCGTTGCCCGCTGTATGCCATCCTTAGTGGCTTTGAGTACGGTCAGACACCAGGTGTCGGTACGTTCTACAGCTTTTTCAAGCGACTTTGGTCTCACACCTCCGTGAACCTTTCGCCAAAACTCAGACTCAATCGAAAGAAACTCAAAGGTGGCAAGAAAGGAGAAAAGGCACCAACCAAAGCGTACAGCAAAATCGCAAATCTCATGGCTCAGCTACAAAAGCGCTCAGCCAACAAGCCTCAGCCCTTTGACAGATTGCTTGGTCTCTTTCAACAGCAGTTCCTTACCGTGTCTGCCAATCTAGGCTTGCTTGGAAACACGAATGCCCTGTCCATCGCTGGGGATGGAACGCCGCTTCAAACGGCAACCCAGGTTCGGAATCGACGACTTTGCAACTGTCGTGAACTCGGCACCGAGCTATGCAGATGCTATCGCATTTATTCCCAACCCGACTGTGACATGGGCTGGGACAGTTACCGAAACAGGTACTTCTTCGGCTATCACCTCTACACTTTCGTGGCTGCCGACAGCTTTTACGACCTGCCGCTTTACCCGAGACTTCAACGAGCCTCTCGCCATGATTCAACTTCCTGGGTGGTCAGTGCCCGTGAGTTCGCCGTACGCTTTCGTGACTACACCTGGGACAAAGCACTCTTAGATGCCGCACACGACGCACTGCCCATTTATGAGTATCTTCACGCCCGAAACGTAAAGCCATTTATCGATTGGAATCCACGAAGCACGGGAAACAAAGGTGTTAAAAAGGATGACATCACGTTCTCCCCGACTGGGGTTCCGTTTTGCAAAAAGGGGCTGGAGATGAAGGATCGTGGTTACGACTACACACGGGGTCGTAGAAAATACTACTGTCCGCTCGTCGTAAAAGGTGTGGTGACTTGTGATACGCCTTGCTCCGATTCACCTTACGGAAGATGCGTACACACATACACCAAACACAATCCTCGCTTGTTCCCACCCGTCGCTCGCAACAGCGACGAGTGGAACGAAGTCTACAAACGCAGAACCACCTGCGAGCGTAGCAACAAGCGGGCAAAAGAGGACTTTCTCCTCGAAGCCGCCAAGCATCGCAGTACCATGATGTGGACCGTCCGCATCTATGGCATTGCTATGTGCCAACACATGGATGCTTGGTTCCAGGAGAGTACGCTCGACCTGAGTTCGCTACTCTTGTCAGCCTGAGCTACTCCAATCATACCATCTCCAGCGATGGCTCTTTGAAAAATCGGATCGTCATCGCTCTGTTTGCTATACCCTTTTTCAAAGAACGCCGCTGCCTCAGCCGTTGCTCATAGGATTTCCAGTGGATTCTTGGGAAAGATTCCGCTTTCGTCCCGTTTTCATCATCTGAATGCCGAGAGGCTATTATAGAAAAGCGGCCTCAAAGGAGGCCGCTTTTCACGTATAGGTGACCCGCATCGATCAAGGAGTCGTCGTCGAGTTGTCCCTAGACCAACGTCACGTCGACGCCGATCTCTTTGAGCTTATCGAAAAACATCGGACAGGTCTTGGAGACACAACCGGGATCGTCGATCTCGATTCCCTTCACACGCGTGCCCATGATGGCCTGAGCCATCGCCACACGGTGGTCGTCGTAGGACGACAGCAAAGCGCCGCTAGGTGTGCCGGGATGAATCGTGACGCCGTCGCGCCGCTCCTCAACTTCAATACCAAGGCGGCCAAGCGTCTCGCAGATGGCAACCAATCGATCGGACTCGTGATGGCGAATATGCTCGACATCGGTGATCGCGATGGGGCCATCTGCAAATGGAGCGAGAAACGCGAGTGTCAGGGTCTGATCGGACATTTCCTTCATACTGACGGTCAACCCGCCCCGCAGACGGGCTGGGCCGCGAACTTCGATACCTTGACCGCCTGTATCTACCTCGCAGCCCATCTCCTTTAAGACGTCGACAAAATGAACGTCCGGCTGCCTAGTGTCATAGGAGAGGTTCTTCACGCGCACACGTCCGCCGGTGAGCGCCGCGATGGCCCAGAAGTAGCAAGCCGTCGAGGCATCTGCCTCGATTTCGTAATCCCTCCCCTGATACCCTGTCGGGGAGACGGTCATCTCGCTCAGATCGGAACTTGCAGCGACTTCACACCCGAACGCCCGCATCATGTCGAGTGTGATATGTACATATGCGTGCTGCACGATCGTATCCGTAATTTCCACCGTCAGAGGAGCCTTGGCGTAGGGCGCCGCGATCAGAACCCCACTGATGAACTGGCTCGAAACGGACCCGGACATTTGCACGCGGCCCCCGCGAAGACCATTTGCAACGAGTTGTACCGGCAACGTGTCCTGCCCTTTCGTTTGAGGCTCGATGGTCGCACCCAAATCGCGCAAGGTATTGAACAATACGCCCATCGGTCGCTCGTTCATACGCTTGCTCCCCTCGACGTACCACTCTCCGCTGCCTGCCGCGAGTGCGCTCGTCAAAAATCGAGCGGTCGTACCGCCAGCACCTGTATAGATGCGTCCTGTCGCATGTGGCCAAGAACCGGCAATCCCGTGAACCGTCACCTCGTCCTGGTCGACGTCGACATTGACCCCGAGCGACCTGAGGGCCTCGATGCACCAATACGCGTCGTCACTGCGGAGGAGGCCGGACAGGCGCGAGGTGCCACTTGCGAGCGCGGCGACGATGAGTGCTCGGTTGGTAAAGCTCTTGCTGCCCGGGACGACGAGATCTGCATCGATAGGCTGGCTTATAGGCTTCATCGACGCGCGTGTGACGTCGTGCAAAGCCCATGGCGATCTCGCCTGTAAATCCGCATGGTTCGATGACATACATTCACCTCATAGATACGTTTTCAAACCTTGAGGAACAGATGTGGCCTCACTGCTGTGGGCGCAACGGGTTGTGGCCGAAAGATGGCCAACAGTTCCTTCGCACGGCCCCTGTTCCCTCCGTCTCGACTGATGTTTCGCTGCACTTCGAACGCGACGAACGACGCTCCCTGATACACATCGCGAGTGAGTGGCGTGTCGTGATTTGAAATCAAGACAAAAACCCCTCGACTGGCCAGCTCTCGCGCTACCCGAGCGAGCCGCATTTGGCTCTCCGCGGAAAATCCGCCCGCTTGGTAAGACGTGAAGTTCGAAGTACGGCTCAAGGGAATATAGGGCGGGTCGCAATATACGACGTCGCCTGGCTCGGCCTCGCGCATCATCGTTTCGAAGTCGACATTGTAAAAAGGGACTGCGCGAAACCGCGCATGGAATTCCAACATCTCACGTTCTGGGAAGTAAGGTTTGTGATAGCGGCCGAAGGGGACATTGAATTCGCCGCGCCCGTTCGTCCGATACAGCCCATTGTAGCCGTGGCGGTTGAGATACAGAAGCAGCGCCGATTTATGTGCGACGTCCGTCGACGCATTGTACTCGTCGCGCAACTGGTAATACACGTCTGCTGCGTTCGTCTCCGGTGTGAACAGACTTCGACAGTAGGAGATAAACTCCGTTCCATGTTCCCGAAGCGTGTCGTACAGACGAATCAAATCCGCGTTGGAGTCGTTCAGGACATAGGCAGACCTGTCGATGTTCAGCGACACCGCACACGACCCACAAAACGGCTCAATCAAACGGCCGCCATCCGGAAGCGCTCGTCGAATGTGGGAAAGGACCCGGTATTTGTTTCCTGCCCATTTCAAGAATGGTTTCATACTCGACTCCCATCCGCCGCAAATTGCACTCGTCCCCTATTATACAAGAGAACGCGTGAGAATTTAGCAATTCTCACGAGCGCGCCCCCGACGGTCAGGTGTAGGCCACGACTGCAGCCAGCGGCGATTCCACACTGGTCCAGAGCGTACAAAGACCCTTACACCAGCAATGCATCTGGCCAAGGGTCTTCGAACCAATCGTAAAAGCGGCTCAGGCGGTTACGAAAGCTGCTTGATTTTCGTTTCGATCGGCGCACGTTCCTTAACTTCCGGTACTTCCACCGGATAACCGACCCCAAGTACCCAGATGGTGGCGGTCTCGTCGCTCACGCCGAGCGTCTCGCGCGCGTTTGGCGTGTTACCGATGGACGTCCAGCGCGTCCCTGCGCCGTCGGCGTGTGCTGCCAAGCAGAAATTCTGGATGAAGGAGGAGGTGGCGACGAGATTTTCGTCGCGATCGACCGGCTTTTCCGATCCTTGCGACACGATCGCCAACACGAGCGGCGCGTCGCCAAAGTTTGGTCTGTGATTCAGTTTTGCGCGCGTCTCGTCCCCGATGACGAGAATCTCCCAAGGCTGGTTCATGCGGTGATTTGGAGCGTAGCTCGCCACCTCAAGCCACTTCTGCCAGGTGGCTTCGGCAATTGGCTCTGCCTTGAACTGCTTGATATTTCGGCGCCCCACAATAGCTTCTATCGTATCCATGAGAAACTCCCTTCCGTAATCAGCTGACGCACAAATCATACACCAAGTACAGCCAATGTCGATGAGTATGTGCAACCGGAAATACGCATGGTATACACAGAGGTGAAGTGGATGACAAAGATGAGTGAAAAGGCTTGGGTCTGGTGCCTGATTCCGGCTGGCATAACGGCGTCCTTAGCTGGAGCGATCGTCGGCTCGCGCATCGCGGCGAATCGTGCGCAGTCGCAACAGAACCCGGATGGCCAGAACGGATCTTGGGGAAACAACCGCGGCCAGCGAAAAGACGCCCTGTTCCCACAGTAAACCGAGTTTCGCTTCACGGCGGACAGGGGTTCGCAGCACAGGTGCTCGCTGCCGGCAGGGTGATCAGGGGACTCGGATGTTCGTCGGGTTTCACGGTTCGACCCGCGTTCCATCCGACCTCCTGATTGTCTGATATGCGCCCAAACTACACCCGACGACCTTATGCATCTCTGGCTCATGCGGCGGCTCTCCTGAGCTGTTTCCGCACTTGTCGGCGGCGACCAAATAGCGCATGCTTACATCTGTGAACCTCTGAACGAAAAAACGGGTGATGATATGAACGAAATGACGAAACGTCAAGAGGACCTGTTGACAGCCCTCCAGCAGAGCATCCATCCTTTATCCGGGCAGGCCCTAGCCAACCAGTTAGGGGTGACGCGCCAAGTGGTGGTACACGATATCGCGCTGCTGCGCGCGATGGGCCACCGCATCCTCGCGACGCCAAAAGGGTATCTGATTCAGTCCACAGAGTCCGTTCAGACGGAACTGGTAGCTGTATCTCACAAGCCAGAACAAACGCCGACTGAGCTCAACATCTTTGTCGACTGCGGGCTACGCGTCATCGACGTGCGCGTGGAGCACCGCGTATACGGCGAAATTGTGGCGAATTTATACCTGTCGTCCCGGCGCGACGTCGAACACTTTCTCGCCAAGATCCAGTCGGAACACGCGCCGTTTCTCTCATCGCTCACAGGTGGGATCCACTATCATCTCGTCGAGTTCGATCACGTCGACCAACTCACGGACGCCATCGCACAACTTCGGGCTGCGGGGATTCTCGTGATCGATTGACGTCGGCTCTTCGCAGCCAATTCCCCACATGTCCTTAGCGTCGTGAAGCAACCCAGTGATCTACCAAATAAAAAACCTTTACAAACGTGTCCAAACAAGTGTATATACAGCGGTGTACTCTTAATCTAGGAGGTGTTTTCGTTGGCTCAACAGAGACAGGCGGTATACGGCGACAAAGTGATGAAAGTCGAGCCGTTTAGCGTGGAAAAAGTACCGCAACAAGAGCGACACGGCAACTCTTTCGGACAATTCACACTGTGGTTGGGCAGCAATTTGACGATTGCCGACTACGCACTGGGCTTTATTCCAGTATCGCTCGGGATGTCTTGGATTTGGGCGATCATCGCGATTCTCATCGGCAACATCGTCGGTGCCCTCGTGCTCGGGCTCTGCTCCGCGATGGGTCCGGCTTACGGACTACCGCAACTGATCATCACGCGGGCGACCTTCGGCCGCGTCGGGGGTTATGTCCCAGGCCTCTTAAACTTCGTAAGCACGATTGGCTGGTTCACAGTCAACAACATATTGGGTTCCTTCGGACTTCATGCCTTGTTTCCTAGCCTGCCCTTCGCAGCCGCATCCGTCATTTTGGTGGTCGTACAGGGTGTGGTGGCCATGCTGGGGCATAATTTTATCCATGCATACGAGCGAGTCATGTCTGTGGTACTCGGCATCGTGTTTGCGATTGTCACGATCATCAGCCTCGCGCACTGGTCAAAGCTTAGCGCCTATCACGCGACCAATCACAATCTAGCGCTCGGAATCATGGTCGTCATCGGTGCAACGTTCTCCTACCTCGGAAGCTGGGGACCTTACGCTTCGGACTACAGTAGATACCTAAGTCCACAGGCCAGCAAAGCGCGCGTAGGGTTCGCCGCAGCCATCGGATCTTTCATTGCATCCGCATGGCTAGAAATCGTCGGGATGTTCGTGGCTGTTTTGGCGGCAGGCCACAGCGCGAATTCGATCGACGCGCTACACAGGACGATGGGTGGATTTGGGGGTGTCGCCACTGTCGCCATCATCCTCGGCGGCACGGCGGCAGACGCTATCAACCTGTACTCCAATTCACTGTCGGTCCGCGCACTCGACATCAAGATTCCGCGATGGTTGCTCGTCGTGCTGGCAAGTGTCATCGGCCTCATTCTGAGCCTGCTCGGACGAGGTCAGTTCGAAAGCAACTTCGAAAATTTCCTCCTCCTCATTGGCTATTGGATCACGCCGTGGATGGGCGTCCTCCTCGCCGACTTCTACGTGCGCAACCGGCAGTCGGGCGACGTTGAGCCCCGCTCGTTCCATTGGGCAGGATTCATCAGTTTCCTCGTCGGGATCGTCGTATCCATCCCGTTCATGGACAATACCTTGTACGAGGGGCCGATCTCAGCCGCATGGCACGGGTTGGACCTGGCGTTTTACGTCGGATTCTTCGTCTCGTTTGTACTCTACCTCGCCATCAAACGATCTACCGGTCGGAAATATGGAGCATCATCGACGTTCTGACGGCCTTTGGCAGCACCAGAACCGAGCAAAAGAAAGGCGCGGCACCCTCGGAGACCCGAGTGGCGGCCGCGCCTTTTTGCGGTCACGATCGCGTTCATTC
This window encodes:
- the rnz gene encoding ribonuclease Z — encoded protein: MELYFLGTGAGMPSTRRNVTSISLRLNQERGTFWMIDCGEGTQQQVLSSPLKPSQLEKLFITHLHGDHLFGLPGLLGSRAFQGGQTPLAIYGPSGLREFVETSLRISETHLPYEVHVHEIDEGPIFEDDQFVVTCQKLAHGVPSYGYRIEERAAPGRLDQAKLEAAGIAPGPIYGQLKAGVDVTLTDGRVLRAKAYLSSPIPGRKIVILGDTTPCPGITALAIGADVLVHEATYASADQAKAHAHHHSTSVDAASAARESGVKALILTHVSARYDESALSAMVDEAQVIFPNTFLAADHTSMSILRTGEIKVAARE
- a CDS encoding transposase, which gives rise to MLPMVRSHQQYQLFVEQQLRTHYGNGSLLFVAKDWSLVKKFWITDLSDTFQLLEGAFSCRGPKSIDPADLLRSYLLMLQVREPSITEWVNQLRRCPLYAILSGFEYGQTPGVGTFYSFFKRLWSHTSVNLSPKLRLNRKKLKGGKKGEKAPTKAYSKIANLMAQLQKRSANKPQPFDRLLGLFQQQFLTVSANLGLLGNTNALSIAGDGTPLQTATQVRNRRLCNCRELGTELCRCYRIYSQPDCDMGWDSYRNRYFFGYHLYTFVAADSFYDLPLYPRLQRASRHDSTSWVVSAREFAVRFRDYTWDKALLDAAHDALPIYEYLHARNVKPFIDWNPRSTGNKGVKKDDITFSPTGVPFCKKGLEMKDRGYDYTRGRRKYYCPLVVKGVVTCDTPCSDSPYGRCVHTYTKHNPRLFPPVARNSDEWNEVYKRRTTCERSNKRAKEDFLLEAAKHRSTMMWTVRIYGIAMCQHMDAWFQESTLDLSSLLLSA
- the aroA gene encoding 3-phosphoshikimate 1-carboxyvinyltransferase, giving the protein MSSNHADLQARSPWALHDVTRASMKPISQPIDADLVVPGSKSFTNRALIVAALASGTSRLSGLLRSDDAYWCIEALRSLGVNVDVDQDEVTVHGIAGSWPHATGRIYTGAGGTTARFLTSALAAGSGEWYVEGSKRMNERPMGVLFNTLRDLGATIEPQTKGQDTLPVQLVANGLRGGRVQMSGSVSSQFISGVLIAAPYAKAPLTVEITDTIVQHAYVHITLDMMRAFGCEVAASSDLSEMTVSPTGYQGRDYEIEADASTACYFWAIAALTGGRVRVKNLSYDTRQPDVHFVDVLKEMGCEVDTGGQGIEVRGPARLRGGLTVSMKEMSDQTLTLAFLAPFADGPIAITDVEHIRHHESDRLVAICETLGRLGIEVEERRDGVTIHPGTPSGALLSSYDDHRVAMAQAIMGTRVKGIEIDDPGCVSKTCPMFFDKLKEIGVDVTLV
- a CDS encoding Dam family site-specific DNA-(adenine-N6)-methyltransferase, with protein sequence MKPFLKWAGNKYRVLSHIRRALPDGGRLIEPFCGSCAVSLNIDRSAYVLNDSNADLIRLYDTLREHGTEFISYCRSLFTPETNAADVYYQLRDEYNASTDVAHKSALLLYLNRHGYNGLYRTNGRGEFNVPFGRYHKPYFPEREMLEFHARFRAVPFYNVDFETMMREAEPGDVVYCDPPYIPLSRTSNFTSYQAGGFSAESQMRLARVARELASRGVFVLISNHDTPLTRDVYQGASFVAFEVQRNISRDGGNRGRAKELLAIFRPQPVAPTAVRPHLFLKV
- a CDS encoding nitroreductase family protein encodes the protein MDTIEAIVGRRNIKQFKAEPIAEATWQKWLEVASYAPNHRMNQPWEILVIGDETRAKLNHRPNFGDAPLVLAIVSQGSEKPVDRDENLVATSSFIQNFCLAAHADGAGTRWTSIGNTPNARETLGVSDETATIWVLGVGYPVEVPEVKERAPIETKIKQLS
- a CDS encoding transcription repressor NadR, translated to MTKRQEDLLTALQQSIHPLSGQALANQLGVTRQVVVHDIALLRAMGHRILATPKGYLIQSTESVQTELVAVSHKPEQTPTELNIFVDCGLRVIDVRVEHRVYGEIVANLYLSSRRDVEHFLAKIQSEHAPFLSSLTGGIHYHLVEFDHVDQLTDAIAQLRAAGILVID
- a CDS encoding cytosine permease gives rise to the protein MAQQRQAVYGDKVMKVEPFSVEKVPQQERHGNSFGQFTLWLGSNLTIADYALGFIPVSLGMSWIWAIIAILIGNIVGALVLGLCSAMGPAYGLPQLIITRATFGRVGGYVPGLLNFVSTIGWFTVNNILGSFGLHALFPSLPFAAASVILVVVQGVVAMLGHNFIHAYERVMSVVLGIVFAIVTIISLAHWSKLSAYHATNHNLALGIMVVIGATFSYLGSWGPYASDYSRYLSPQASKARVGFAAAIGSFIASAWLEIVGMFVAVLAAGHSANSIDALHRTMGGFGGVATVAIILGGTAADAINLYSNSLSVRALDIKIPRWLLVVLASVIGLILSLLGRGQFESNFENFLLLIGYWITPWMGVLLADFYVRNRQSGDVEPRSFHWAGFISFLVGIVVSIPFMDNTLYEGPISAAWHGLDLAFYVGFFVSFVLYLAIKRSTGRKYGASSTF